Proteins from a single region of Paenibacillus sp. BIHB 4019:
- the spoIIR gene encoding stage II sporulation protein R, protein MSRNYSRISYRRSVVLIMVVLAVLVMSWELQKVDAAVAGSQIPEESIRLRILANSDAPADQAVKRVVRDAVVEAMNSWVTGPQTIEEARATMREHMDEMELLVGKVLSSRGFDYAFHIELGQVPFPTKMYGSEVYPAGNYEALLITLGEGKGQNWWCVLFPPLCFIDAASGEAVAADGEVEAANAASNEESKEAKASVEKASVQKENAGEVVHAKQDSAPSKAEGEAPEAKFFLWEMLQKLIAWMQSLFA, encoded by the coding sequence ATGTCCCGCAATTATTCCCGTATTTCTTATCGTAGATCCGTCGTTCTTATTATGGTGGTGCTTGCTGTACTTGTAATGAGCTGGGAGCTGCAAAAAGTAGATGCCGCTGTAGCTGGCAGTCAGATTCCGGAGGAGTCGATCAGGCTCCGCATATTAGCTAATTCCGACGCCCCTGCCGATCAGGCAGTTAAACGTGTCGTTCGTGATGCTGTGGTCGAGGCAATGAACAGCTGGGTAACTGGACCGCAGACGATAGAAGAAGCTCGTGCCACGATGCGCGAGCATATGGATGAGATGGAGCTTCTGGTTGGCAAAGTATTGAGCAGCCGGGGTTTTGATTATGCGTTTCACATTGAGCTTGGCCAAGTTCCTTTCCCTACTAAAATGTACGGAAGTGAAGTATATCCTGCTGGCAACTACGAAGCGCTGCTCATTACGTTAGGCGAAGGCAAGGGGCAAAACTGGTGGTGCGTGCTGTTCCCGCCATTGTGCTTCATCGACGCAGCTTCCGGCGAGGCGGTAGCCGCCGATGGCGAGGTGGAGGCAGCAAATGCAGCAAGCAATGAAGAATCCAAAGAAGCGAAAGCTTCTGTAGAAAAGGCATCTGTACAAAAAGAAAATGCCGGCGAAGTTGTCCATGCGAAGCAGGATTCTGCTCCTAGCAAAGCGGAAGGCGAAGCGCCGGAAGCAAAGTTTTTCCTTTGGGAAATGCTGCAAAAGCTGATTGCTTGGATGCAAAGCCTGTTTGCCTAG
- a CDS encoding HemK/PrmC family methyltransferase → MGDNSKEWKVLLPCTIREACLQASSFLAGQGVEEPRNNAELLLLHLLGIGRMELLRDGGDSFPSELAPAWDELIRRKGNGEPVQYIIGEQWFYSRPFAVTPAVLIPRPETELLVEAVLEAADRLWPESAQADAEGAPAEGAAEAGDAAASNSASEQAEQEGESAIAAGSAKGLAARPTVLDVGTGSGAIGVTLAALRPLWRVCASDLSPDALVVARTNAARHGAAGRMAFVQGDLLAPFLGTGGAAAAQALGAEDLRVDVLVSNPPYIPADDLPGLQREVRDYEPHLALDGGADGLDPYRRMVEQLPLLRQMPRIVAFELGMGQAEAVAELLRKADMWDEVRTITDYGGIDRHVIAVRTNG, encoded by the coding sequence ATGGGCGACAATAGCAAGGAGTGGAAGGTTTTGCTGCCTTGTACCATTAGAGAAGCCTGCTTGCAGGCTTCTTCGTTTTTGGCGGGGCAGGGCGTCGAGGAGCCGCGCAATAATGCGGAGCTGCTGCTCCTGCATCTGCTGGGCATCGGCCGCATGGAGCTGCTGCGAGACGGCGGCGATTCTTTTCCGAGCGAGCTTGCTCCAGCATGGGACGAGCTCATTCGGCGTAAAGGGAATGGCGAGCCGGTGCAATATATCATCGGCGAGCAGTGGTTCTACAGCAGGCCGTTTGCGGTTACGCCGGCCGTGCTGATTCCGCGGCCCGAGACGGAGCTGCTCGTCGAGGCTGTGCTTGAGGCGGCGGATCGCCTGTGGCCGGAATCGGCACAGGCGGACGCAGAGGGCGCGCCAGCGGAAGGCGCGGCCGAGGCGGGGGATGCCGCTGCGAGCAATAGCGCTAGCGAGCAGGCGGAGCAGGAGGGAGAGTCAGCGATAGCGGCTGGCTCGGCTAAGGGCTTGGCTGCGCGGCCGACGGTGCTTGATGTCGGCACGGGCAGCGGCGCCATCGGCGTGACGCTGGCTGCGCTGCGTCCGCTCTGGCGCGTATGCGCGTCCGATCTTTCGCCGGACGCGCTGGTTGTCGCCCGCACGAATGCGGCCCGCCATGGAGCGGCGGGCCGCATGGCGTTCGTGCAGGGCGACCTGCTGGCGCCGTTCCTCGGAACGGGCGGCGCCGCCGCAGCCCAGGCACTCGGCGCGGAAGACCTCCGCGTCGATGTGCTGGTATCTAATCCGCCGTATATACCGGCGGATGACCTCCCTGGCTTGCAGCGCGAGGTGCGGGATTACGAGCCGCACCTCGCGCTGGATGGCGGAGCGGACGGGCTAGACCCGTACCGCCGCATGGTAGAGCAGCTGCCGCTGCTGAGGCAAATGCCGCGCATCGTCGCTTTCGAGCTGGGCATGGGCCAAGCGGAAGCGGTGGCGGAGCTATTAAGGAAAGCGGATATGTGGGACGAGGTACGGACGATTACAGATTATGGCGGCATTGACCGCCATGTTATTGCGGTGCGTACCAACGGGTAG